The genomic segment CATGCCACATTGGGAAAGAGAAGTTAGAATTTTTTTGGCCTTGCTTctattacatatataaattaccATAATCATTGatatatttgagaaaatatcaattaaagGAGGATAACAATATTTTGGCACttgtttcattttagtttaaatgTTCCATGTATTCATCGACACATTCAGAATGGTATTGATGCCTGTCTCACATTCGTAATAACGTGATCTGTTAAGTGCAACCACGCAAAATCAATAGTGACTACATCTGCATCTGCAACGACAGTGGGTGGACGTGGAATCTCCAGGTAAAACCCAAACTGTCTCATCACACGCTCAGGCAAATGACGGGAAAAGGGTGTCACCAATCCGAATCCATCCAGAATACATACAGACTCCGAATAATGGATGAATGCCCTGATGTCCCTCATATGGATGCCATACAACTCTACTGTATGTCAGGCTATCCAACTGCGATCGAATCTCTGCAAGAGTCGAACTCTGCCAAAGGCTCTGCCACCTAGTCGCACGTGGTGTGGTGTCATCATAAGAAGACACCAACCGCCTCCTTCCCATGCTAGAGAAATGCTCGTATATCCAACtctaaaaatacaattattcaattaaatattttctatctttgaaCATGgagataaataaatcaaataaatgtgCAAGGTTTATGTTTGTACCTGAAAAAGAGTCAGATATCCAGCCATCTGCTTCGTGGAAGCCAGACTGGCATCCCCAAGCTGCTCGTATAAATGGGCAAGTGCAGCAACGCCCCAAGCATATCTGCCACACGCGTGTACGTCTCTAAATAATAGTAGGTAAGATATATAGAACTAGTACTTTTATTTGCAAAAATGGTGCATCCTACTAGATGCAACAGATATGCTCTGGCAGCATAGTCCCAATCCTGCGACTAACACCTCTGAACATATATGTCTCTCAACTAGCTGAGTCTGACTTTCGTACCATGTGCATCCTCCATCTCAGCACCAACTGTGCCACCATCAACGCCGAGCAGGTCTACGAGGGTTGTACGAGCCTCCTCAAACTCCAACTCCTCCAAATCACATAACTGTCCTAACACGGGAGATGAAGTAAAGTGGAGACATCGTCAAGAGTGATCGTCATCTCCCCTACAGGGAGATGGAAACTACTCGTCTCAAAGTGCCATCTCTCTATGAAACCGAGCAATAAGCCCTTATCAACGTAATCGTAGCAGATCTGTGTGTGAGGCATCAAAGAGGAATTCAACACAATGTGTTGAATTCCCTCAACGCACGGTCCTaacttattaacttttttaccaTGGGAGATCAATTTCAGCATCTCCCCTCGATCCTTCACaacaatatttaacaaattatattcaaaaagaaattaataattaaaatttaagttatgcACTCACCCGACCCTGTGAAATACCATAAGCAACATACTGAACATAGTGCGTCAACAAAGAAGCATCACGTGGACCTCCAGAAAATCCACCGACATCCTCCTCCTGTATGTCAGGAACATCATGTTCCTGCTCCTCATAATCGTCATCAGAGGCCTCAAATGCTTCCTCCTGAACAGGACCTCGTAGGCCTGATATGCCTCCTCCTCAAACGCTCGATCCTCAACGATAAGGTCATCCTGAATAGGAGCTGCCCACCCTCTCCGAGCCGAAGCTGTAGGTCGTCTCCTAGCTAAATCCTGTGCAGAACTCTCTCCTCGAGAACTCTCTCCTCGAGAACTCTGTCCTCGAGCACTCTGTCCTCGAGCACTCTGTCTTCGAGAACTCTGTCCTCGAGAACTAAAAGATGCACCTCATGTTCTTACCATTtctgacaaaaatatttttaattaaattaataattatttcattaaattaatcatattttttcaataatttaataataattattttattaactaaaataattttaatttagatataattaaataacatattataaaataacactaaatttaaatactctataaattaattaaaaatacaataaactaataaaataaaataaaaattaaaacaaaataattacgtaacaaaattatttgaaaataaaaagttaaaaattaattacttataaaataaactaaaaacttaaaaataaaaaatcaggcCCTATATGGATGTCGACATTCGTTTGGCcctgaaacggatgtcgatatccgtcgacggatgtgCGACATCCGTTAAGGCCTGGACGTCTTCTTCCTCCTACGCACACAAAAACCtcaacaagaacaacaaagcaAGAAACGAAACGAAGCAACAGAAAACTCGCACGCACACAGAGCATAAATCAACACAATCTTAAACCCTATATTACATACATTTACAAACGAAGCAGAAATCAACACAACCTTATATCATGCGCAACGAAAGAAACTAACCTCTGTAGACCAAGAGGCAGAAACGAAACGAAGCAACAACCACCGCGCCGCACCGCCGCACACATCCGCCGCACCGCCGCACACACCAAAAGCTAAAAGCACAAGAAGAGATGACTGGGAGAGTTGgaaagttttagaaaatgaaacttGGAGCGTGGGGGGTGAGAATCCGAGAAGGGGAGGTGGGGCTGCTATGAAAGTCTTCGAAAGTTTGTGAAAGTTTGACTGAAGTAGAAAGTAAAAAGTTAGGGTACTTAGTTAAACAGGGTTAGACaagtaaaaaaaacaagaaagattatttttgtaattaaagaaaagttaaaaaaaatggggagGTAGAGGATggaaatggggaggtggagggatcaACGCCCTTAAGTTATTGATGTTATACCATAATTGGGCCAGCGCTTAAGTTATAATTACTGGGCCAATGGTTTGGATAGagaaacaattaataaattagtaagaaaatgattaaagaaattgataacTAATTGTCAGAAGCTATTTATTGGTAACAAACCGAATTTAAAGGTAAGTCCGTTTTAATGAGCCAATGACAATTTAGGATccataaaatacttataaatagaAAGTTAAACCGCAAATGTAAGCAAGTTTTATTGAGTTTCAGTACTTAATTTACAATTAAGCTCgttgattaaaatttaacttgAGAGTTGAAGTGCTTTTAACATGTATCTCTCATGAAGCGGGCAATAGAAAAATGTGTCTCTAAGTCCTACTCAATTATATACATAAACAAGAGTGAATGAGAAAACAAATTTGTAAGATTACTCTCTCACCCCTCTTCTTTAGAATGATGAGATTTGTAGGTGAGAAGTGACTTTGTATAATACTatccttaatttttattaaaaaagaaaatatattggGTAAAACTCCCAAAATGAAGGAATCAATTTTGGATGTTAAAATCAATATAGATTCTAAAAACCAATACATTGGAGAATGAGTTTTACCGCATGGAATCAATTCCATATGATTTCCTTAATGGCAATGTGTCAAAATGAGATACtattaagtaatttaattttgaaaaagtaacttaaatattataaaaacacacgttttatttgtttttaaacgAAATAAGGTAgaagaaattaatgaaaaagatatatttttacataaatgaaaattatgatgaaaagtaatataaatataatttatatatatatatatatatttatttatttattttcaatgttacTCTTAAATATAAGTGATTAATCttttcttcaatattcataTCTTTTTATCATGTTGAAAtggataaaattattaaaatactttttcttaaaaatattctttgatatattttaattaatagttcatgtttattttaaattttaaaaatataataaatggaGCATAAGTGTTTTGTTAGtaagttattattaaataataaaaaataattaaacttgtgGTACTTCCATCGTGTTTTCTGCATCGTTGTAACTCAGATCAAAACTATGGTGGGTCCCATTCTTCGTTCTCTCTGGTCTTCTACCAGAAAATCCTTCACCCCTTCTTCCCCTCCTTTATCGCACTCGCGCTTCTTGTCACGCGCCTTCGCTGCCGCTCCCGCCGTCGACCCCGCCGCCACAACCAGCGCCTCCTCCATCGACCCCAGCCGCCTCCGCAACGTGGCCGTGATCGCCCATGTAGACCACGGCAAGACAACGCTTATGGACCGCCTCCTCCGCCAGTGCGGCGCCGACATCCCCCACGAGCGCGCCATGGACTCCATCTCGCTGGAGCGCGAGCGCGGCATCACCATTGCCTCTAAGGTCCGCCTCCTAATTTCAATTATCCAGCGCCTCGACCACGTTTTCCATCGAATCGGATAGATAGATATGGATCAGAGAACACTAACGGCGCGTGGTTGATTTTTCAGGTTACGTCTGTTACGTGGAAGGAGAACGAGCTGAACATGGTTGATACTCCCGGGCACGCTGATTTTGGTGGAGAGGTGAGGTTTTCAACGGAACATTCTCCCAATTAATCTGGAACTACGTGTAGTTCCTAAGATCATGTTTTttgatggattttttttttttttcataaatcttctaagagaagaaaataaaaagaaataggcTGTTTGGAACAGTTTCTCTGTAAGCACTTACAgtggagagagaaaaataagaaggaaaagaTAAACCACCATTTCCATAAGCTAGAAGCTAATTTTGTAGCAACTGTTTCATATAGCTTCTTTAAGTTCTAAATTGTTATTAACTTGTGTATAAGCTAACTTTAGCTTATGGAAAAACTTATTTCATATATCTCTCCCTCTCTTAAAAGTGTTTATGAAGAAGCTTGTCCACACATGTCCAAAATAAAGTTtgttctataaattaaaattaacttatgcaTATACTAACTTGTGAAGGTTTTATTGTATCTgcttcttcaaaataaaaaatgtacgTGTTAGTTTTATCTTATTGAATGTTTATAGTGAAATTCATCATGTTTGATTGCAAAAATGGAAAGTgcttcttttaattcaaaactaTTATAAAGAGGTGATGATTTGAACAAAGCTTGTCATTGTTACTGAAGATGCccttttgttttaagttttctgcaaatatgaatttgaaagtaTTGAACAGTTGTTAATTGGTGGCCTATATGCTGTTATTGTGCAATCTGGTtgcttatcttatttttatgtttggttGATGTGTAGGTTGAGCGTGTTGTTGGGATGGTGGAGGGAGCAATTTTAGTTGTTGATGCTGGTGAAGGTCCACTTGCACAAACGAAGTTTGTTTTGGCAAAGGCCTTGAAGTATGGGTTGCGACCTgttcttcttttaaacaaagTAGACCGTCCTTCAGGTAGTCATCACATGATTCTCAGCTGTTACTTGAAACAGAATTGGTTTAATAGCCCAATTGGACCCCTTGCTATCAATTTCTTGAATTTAGTCccccacttttttttttttttttttattgtgcaaTTTTGATCTCCCACTATTTGAATTGTTTAGTTTGGTCCTTTATTAACTTGACATCTGATATTTAATGGAGTTTTTGGCATTCATTAGAGTTCTGATATACATTAGCATTTGTGTAAAGTATTGGATGTGATTTTAATAAGGGGATCAAATTCAGGAAAAAATCGGGGTGCTCAAATTCAAGAAACGAAGATGATATGTAGACCTAAAATGCAGTTAAGCTGataaaatttatgttgatgGTTATATATTTCTTATCTGTATCTATTGGGTACTTTGGTAGCTATAAATTGTGACATAGCTCTTgtagttttaagtttttttttatacagtTACTGAAGAGACATGTAATGAAGTTGAGAGCCTGGTGTTTGATCTATTTGCCAACCTGGGTGCTACAGGTAAAAAAGTGGAAATATCTTATAATTATACTTGTTTATACTTGAATGTTATGCAGTCTAAACTTTGTTCCCTgggattttattattattgtacttGTGTGTATAGAGGAACAACTAGACTTTCCTGTTCTTTATGCTTCTGCTAAAGAAGGATGGGCGTCCACCACGTTTACCAAGGATCCTCCTGCAGAGACCAAAAATATGTCACAGTTGCTTGATGCAGTTGTAACACATGTCCCACCACCAAATGCAAACACTGATGCGCCTTTCCAAATGTTGGTTAGCATTTAGAATTTTgataagtttgtttttttatttttctctctccctAAGGAGTTGCTCTTTGGGGAAGTTGTCTTGTTGATGCattatttctttccttttgtttccaacacacttatttcttttatcaagtGCAATTTTTAATGAGGATTCTGATGACTCAATTCTAATTACCATTGCCTATGATGCATGGATGCTATACTAGTATCGGATACAACACATCTTTGATACGTTGATTTGTCTCATCTTGAGAAATGTATTTGACCATGTTTGGATTATGTATTTGTGCATTTATATTAttcaccaaataaaataaatgctattgtattctttttaaaagtaatgCTAAACTTGAAAATCATTACTAAATATTATCCAAATTGGACATTGGTaaacataaaatagaaattgtAAATTGTTACTAATTGCCTACTACCTAGTAATAAGAATAGTATTGATATCTTTCCTTTTTGTAAATGGGACAACTTCCATAATTGGTTCATCAAGAGAGAATGTTGCCACTCAAAGgttgtcatcatcatcaaagtTATCCCATGCATCTCCACTAATGTCCCACATTTTAGTGCTCTCTTGGTCATATACATTTTTCCTAGCCAAAAGCTACTAATTACTATGCacattgttggaagtcccacatcgactagagataaggctaaattataatatataagtgaggtgcaaacctcaccttacaagatggttttgtggggttgagttaggtttaaacccactttctaacatggtatcagagcttagGTTTTGTTCTAGCTAGCTCCACAGTCTCCGGTACCCATCGCCGCCGTCGCCACCGTCACCGCCGCCGGAGTTCCAGAATCGACCGGCGACCACCCCATCCGAATCGTCTCGGTCGGGCAACCCACCGTGGTCCAAAGATCGCGGCGATCGGAGCACCCACGCGCTGCCACAAAAGTCGCAAATCCGCCGCTTCCCACCGCGCGTGCCGGCGCGTCGCCGGAGCGTTCTGCCGCCGACCAGCACCGTTGTGATCGCCTCCTCACCCTCTTTCTGGATCTGTGGTCGTTGTGTCAATCGGAGCACtttggatttttagggtttctccctcTCCATGGCTGCCCAATGTGATGATCGGAGTCAGTCTTGCCAGCCACGTAAAGGATGTCCAAAATGTGACCACTATGGCAAGCTAGGCCACAAAATTGATAGATGTTTTGTACTTCATGGACGTCCTCCTCGACCTATAGCAATGGCTAATTCTGATCCACCTCCCCGATCACCGTCTGCAGACCATCCTACTTCATCAAATACCATAGACAACCCTGCACTCTTTCAGGAATTTCTCAGATGTTATGAGGACCGTCAGCACTCTAGTTCCACTGCATCTGCTTCTGTTACACGCACAAGTActccttttgttggtctgactcACTCTCTCAGATCTTGGGTCCTTGACTCAGGCGCCACCGATCATATCACTGCTATCAGAGCCATGGTTATAGCCTATcatagcgagttctaagtgggtaTTTCTGTTTCCACCCATTGTCGGACCGGTATTGGACctcccaatttctactatcacgcacgagatgtctatacctcggcgtgaagggggtgtgttgaaagtcccacatcgactagagataaggccaaattataatatataagtgaggtgcaaacctcaccttacaagccagttttgtggggttgagttagctTTAAACCCACTTTCTTACACACATAAACCAAGTCTTTAACTCTTTTGGGATTcaacttatttcttttaatgaatgaatgaGTGAAAGCAGTGCGTAACACTGGTCACAGGACTGCGAAGTTCTTATTCAATGGACTGACCTGCCAAAATGTGATGCCACATGGGAACCAGTAGAAACCATCATGAAGCATATTTCTTctcaccttgaggacaaggtggcTCTTGTTTGGTGGGGACGGGGTGCATTGTTAGGCCAAGTAAATATTATCAAGGGAGAGTCAGGATTTAGACTTTTTAACATGACTGAATTGTTTTAAcagttattaattattttagcaGTTATTGGTAGGGACAAGTGTAACTGCCTCtaagcataataaaaaaataggagGACAGGGGTATTGGGGGACAGTTTATCAGTGGTTTTTTCTGAAGTGGGTTTCGGGAAGGGAAAAACCAAGCTCTCGACATCTTGGAAGGGAACCTTTGCactcaatcaattttatttagttCCTTAGTAATATGTAATTCCATATCAgttcaattgaataaaattcagtCCTTATTCTCATACCAGTTGGTGTCTATCATATTACGGCCtctgtttaaaataaataaataataggaaagaatgaaaaaagcagtctataaaggaaagaaaaaaactttaggAAGacaaaaaagagacaaaatataCTGTGTCAAGCACTCCCTGTAAACACtgacaagaataaaaatattgaacatAAGCACCGCTTCAAATAGTTTTCTGTCCGCTTCAAATAGTTTTTTATCCCCTTCAAATTGTTTTCATGGCTGCACGACATCAAATAATTTTCATTGCTGTAATTTTTAATGGAAAATTGAAAGTGACATTTCACGTGTGTAATTTTATCCTTCAAAGTTGTTGTCGTATCTGTGCCTGATAGGAAACTTAGTTTGTCAATTTCTATTATGCGTATCTGCCCACTCTATTATATGCTCTCAAtctaaaagaaattagaaaattaatccTTCAAATCTGTGACTATTTATTCTGATTTAAAGCTGTTATGCATTTCTGTGCCTGATATTTGCAtatcttttttttgttattcaCGCCGCATATAAGTGTTTTAGGCATATCTGTGCTAGATGTCTTCAATATGGATACGCTGGATTCATGAGCATGTCGGTGGATCACAGACTATTGTGGACATTACAAAGGGTCCTTGTTCATCACTCATATAATCTactttatacaaataatacaaGTTACAGTTAATTTTAGCCTTGTAGGAGCCCATAGGTTAAAAGTATAATAGCTTTAGAAATCTGTTTCTCTTGTATCCTCTTTGAATTATTGTTTCTTGTACTTTTCGTATGTATACTTGGGATCAGTGAAATAGCAGGCTTAATAGTGCTTTTCAGGTTTCAATGATGGAACCTGATTTCTATCTTGGGCGAATTTTGACTGGACGCATATCATCTGGGGTTGTTCGTGTTGGTGACCGGGTTCATGGGCTACGGAATAAAGATTCTGGTGCTGAAAAGATTGAAGATGGAAAGGTTTGTGGGTCCAGAAGCTTGGAATTGCTATTATAGATGGATAGACTGGTAGTAATAATATTATGGTTGGTAATCTTCAAATAATGTGTAATTTGTGAAGTAAACCAGTAATTACTCTTATTTTTCACATTCTATTGGTGTATTCTGTAGAACTAGGTGGTGGTATTATTGCATACATTTTAAACGTTTGTCTGTGTTATCTGTCATGAGAATATCTGACATAGTGCACTTTTGAATTCCaacaatatttattgtttaggaagaatgttttcatttattcttAGTAGGGTGTCTTTTATTgccaaatattttatacatgcGTACTTTTTACTGGTCTAGAATAAAGTACGTAATAAGCAAGTAACCTTTGTATTATATATGTCTAATATTTCCATCCAAACATATATTCACATTGAATTTTATGCCTAGCAGGCAAGTCAACAGTAAATCCATCATTGACATCAATATTTTACAGTTAGTGTC from the Vigna radiata var. radiata cultivar VC1973A unplaced genomic scaffold, Vradiata_ver6 scaffold_149, whole genome shotgun sequence genome contains:
- the LOC106780634 gene encoding uncharacterized protein LOC106780634 isoform X3; the protein is MVGPILRSLWSSTRKSFTPSSPPLSHSRFLSRAFAAAPAVDPAATTSASSIDPSRLRNVAVIAHVDHGKTTLMDRLLRQCGADIPHERAMDSISLERERGITIASKVTSVTWKENELNMVDTPGHADFGGEVERVVGMVEGAILVVDAGEGPLAQTKFVLAKALKYGLRPVLLLNKVDRPSVTEETCNEVESLVFDLFANLGATEEQLDFPVLYASAKEGWASTTFTKDPPAETKNMSQLLDAVVTHVPPPNANTDAPFQICLQYGYAGFMSMSVDHRLLWTLQRVSMMEPDFYLGRILTGRISSGVVRVGDRVHGLRNKDSGAEKIEDGKVLKLMKKKGINMVLTDCAGAGDIISIAGLSSPSIGHTVATVEIMSALPTVELDPPTISMTFGVNDSPLAGRDGTHLTGGKIGDRLMAEAETNLAINVLPGLSESFEVQGRGELQLGILIENMRREGFELSVSPPKVMYKTESGQKLEPVEEVTIEVNDEHVGLVMKALSHRRAEVTDMGPVPGTVGRTRLSLTCPSSDVRSYEACKNFHNLNLC